Proteins encoded within one genomic window of Anas platyrhynchos isolate ZD024472 breed Pekin duck chromosome 28, IASCAAS_PekinDuck_T2T, whole genome shotgun sequence:
- the ASB16 gene encoding LOW QUALITY PROTEIN: ankyrin repeat and SOCS box protein 16 (The sequence of the model RefSeq protein was modified relative to this genomic sequence to represent the inferred CDS: deleted 4 bases in 2 codons), producing the protein MAQETFAFSSSALRSLRLQRELLEQEERRRALARELSTRRLAPPRSPPALHAPPRRPQYCRDPAVHNALYTGDLERVKSIFKDEATANMVLETVSEELVWSPEQGLWVLSPRKKQTSPLRIAAARGYEDCARHLLLRGAEADAVVGGRGPLHDAAAAPRPACARLLLDFGADPNLLSAEGTAPLHLCTAPDSLPCAELLLAHGARVNLGTRERALTALHVAASRGLGAHVALYLRHGADPARRSRQGETPLNAACAAAEPPPRDPRLPAGSRKAAAAGADPRAAGRKGHTPLHNACANGQHALARLLLRHGADPTVRNGAGDTPMDCALRALHEDPPQQRPERTIALLLLHGAGPVHPKMLRFCCGHPPALELLLNASERVPPADTWVGAVPPELWEEHRDFYASAVRAAGRPRCLQHLARCALRRHLGARCPSALPHLALPPPLRRYLQLPLEGAIS; encoded by the exons atggcccAGGAAACCTTCGCCTTCTCCTCCTCGGCCCTGCGCTCGCTGCGGCTGCAgcgggagctgctggagcaggaggagcgcCGGCGAGCCCTAGCCCGGGAATTATCCACACGGcgcctg gcccccccccgcagccccccggccctccacgcccccccccggcgcccACAGTACTGCCGGGACCCCGCCGTCCACAACGCTCTGTACACCGGGGACCTGGAGCGCGTCAAGAGCATCTTCAAGGACGAGGCCACCGCCAACATGGTGCTGGAGACGGTCAGCGAGGAGCTGGTGTGGTCGCCCGAGCAGG GGctgtgggtgctgagcccccgcAAGAAGCAGACGTCGCCGCTGCGCATCGCGGCCGCCCGGGGCTACGAGGACTGCGCCCGGCACCTGCTGCTGCGGGGGGCGGAGGCGGACGCGGTGGTGGGGGGCCGGGGCCCCCTGCAcgacgccgccgccgccccccgccccgcctgCGCCCGCCTCCTGCTCGACTTCGGCGCCGACCCCAACCTGCTGAGCGCCGAGGGCACGGCCCCGCTGCACCTCTGCACGGCGCCCGACAGCCTGCC GTGcgcggagctgctgctggcccacGGGGCTCGGGTGAACCTGGGGACGCGGGAGCGGGCGCTGACGGCGCTGCACGTGGCGGCgagccgggggctgggggcgcacgTGGCCCTGTACCTCCGGCACGGCGCCGACCCCGCCCGGCGCAGCCGCCAGGGCGAGACCCCCCTGAACGCCGCCTGCGCCGCCGCCgag ccccccccccgagaCCCCCGCCTACCTGCAGGTAGCCGAAAGGCTGCTGCCGCCGGCGCCGACCCCCGAGCCGCCGGCCGCAAGGGTCACACCCCCCTGCACAACGCCTGCGCCAACGGGCAGCACGCGCTGgcccggctgctgctgcggcACGGCGCCGACCCCACCGTGCGCAACGGGGCCGGGGACACCCCCATGGACTGCGCCCTGCGAGCCCTCCAtgaggaccccccccagcagcgCCCCGAGCGCACCAtcgccctgctgctgctgcacggcGCCGGGCCCGTGCACCCCAAG ATGCTGCGGTTCTGCTGCGGGCACCCCCCggcgctggagctgctgctcaaCGCCTCGGAGCGCGTGCCCCCCGCCGACACATGGGTGGGCGCCGTGCCCCCCGAGCTGTGGGAG gagcaccGGGATTTCTACGCCTCGGCGGTGCGTgcggcggggcggccgcggTGCCTGCAGCACTTGGCTCGCTGCGCCCTGCGCCGCCACCTGGGTGCCCGCTGCCCCTCCGCCCTGCCCCACCtcgcgctgcccccccccctgcGCCGctacctgcagctgcccctcgAGGGGGCCATCtcctga